The following is a genomic window from Amycolatopsis australiensis.
ATCCGGCGGATTTCGGTGGCGTCGACGCCGGTGCGCGGCGCGACGGCTTCGGGGGTGAAGGGCTGGGCCAGCGCGCGGACGTCGTCGAGGCCGTTCAGGTGCTCGCGCAGCCGGCCCGGGTCGACGCGGTCTTCGGCGAACAGGACGTTGACCAGCGCGAACAGCAGCAGTGCGTCGGTACCGGGCCGGATGGCGTGGTGCTCGTCGGCGAACCGCGCGGTGCGGGTGCGGCGCGGATCGACGACGACGATCTTGCCGCCGCGTTCGCGGATCCCGCGCAGCCGCCCGCGGATGTCCGGCGCGGTCATCAGGCTGCCGTTGGAGACGAGCGGGTTGGCGCCGAGGATCAGCAGGTGACGCGTGCGGTCGAGGTCGGGGACCGGGATGGCGAGCGGGTCACCGAACATGGTGCCGGCCGAGTAGTGCTTCGGCATCTGGTCGACCGACGTCGCGCTGTAGAAGTTCTTGGTGCCCAAGGCTTTGTAGAGCACGCGGCCGTACAGCGTCAGCGCGATGTTGTGGACGCCGGGGTTGCCCGCGTACACCGCGACGGCGTCCCGGCCGTACTGCTCGATGATCGGCGGGAGACGGCGGTGGATCTCGTCGTAGGCCTCCTGCCAGCTCACCTCGACGAACTCGCCGTCCCGCTTGAGCAGCGGCGCGGTCAGCCGGTCGGGGTCGTGGTGCAGTGCGCCGAGCGACGCGCCCTTCGGGCAGATGTAGCCCTTGGAGAAGACGTCCTGCTCGTCGCCGGTGACCCGGGTGACCTGCCGGTTCTCGTCGAGCGTCACCTCGAGCCCGCAGGTGGCTTCGCACAGCGGGCAGGTGACGTGAGCAGTGGTCATGGCCAGTCAACATACCGAGCGGTATGTCGATGGGCAAGGCACGATTGTGCCATGGACGTCTCGGCTGCCGAACGCGCGGTGACCTCCCGGCACCTGCGCCGGGTGTGGGCGCTGCCCGCAACCGTGCTGGGCCGCAGCGGCTGGCCACCTTCGCTCGGGCAGCGGCTGCACTGGCACTGGAACTACTGGTGGCAGGCCCACCTGCTGGACACGCTGGTCGACGCCCAGCTGCGCGCGCCGTCGCCGGCGCGGCTGAGGTTGATCCGCTCGTTCGTCCGTTCGGTGCGGCTGCGCAACTTCGGCAAGTGGACGAACGACTACTACGACGACATCGCATGGCTCGGCCTTGCGCTGCAACGGGTTTCGTCGCTCGGCATCGACGTGGGCCCGGCACTGGCGGCGATCGACACGCAGCTGCTGTCGGGCTGGACAGCGGCGGCGGGTGGCGGAATCTGGTGGCGTCGCGGCGACGACTTCAAGAACGCCCCGGCCAACGGCCCGGCGGCAATCTTCCACGCCCGATCGGGAAAGCTCCCACGCGCCCGCGCCATGACGGACTGGCTTTCGTCCACATTGGTCGACCCGGCGACGGGACTCGTCTGGGACGGAATCCGCGCGGACACGGGCGAGCTGGTGAAGCACATCTATACGTACTGCCAAGGGGTTTACCTGGGCGCGTGCCTGGAGCTGTCCGAAGTGGACAATGCGGCGCGCACGGTCCGCGCGGTGGCCGGGCACTGCGCACCGGAAGGAGTGATCCGAGGCCAGGGAGGCGGCGACGGCGGCCTGTTCGCGGCGATCCTGGCCCGCTACCTGGCCTTGGCAGCGCGGTCCCTGCCGGGCCCGGAGGCAGCGACGGCCCGGTCGTTGGTGCTGAAGTCGGCAGCGGCCTGCTGGTCAGGCGCGGCGGAGGGCCCGCTGTTCAGCGCGTACTGGGACCGCCCGGCACCATGGCCGTTGCCGGAAGACGCACCGGAACGCGACCTGTCGGTCCAGGTGGGCGGCTGGATGCTGCTGGAAGCCGCCGCGACGCTGGCGGACTGACTCAGCACCCGCAGGAAGCGCCGTGCAGGAAGCGGGGTGTCAGCAACGCCGTCTCCGGGGGACGGTCCGGGTCCGCCATCCGGGACAGCAGCAGCTGCACCGCCCGGCGTCCGATGTCCGCCACCGGCTGGGCCAGCGTCGTCACCGCCGGGCTCACCCGGCGGGCCCAGTCCATGTCGCCGTAGCCCACCAACGCCAGCTCCGAGCCGATCTTGATGCCCCGGCGGTGGGCTTCGTACTGGACGCCCACCAGCATCGACTCGTCCGCCACCACCAGCGCTGTCGGGGAGGGCCAGCCGTCCAGGAGCTTGGCCGTCGCGCGGGCCGCTCCGCCCGGGGTCGACAGGCCGCACTCCACCAGTTCGCGGTTGAAGCGCAGGCCCGCCTGCTCCAGGCCCAGCCGGTAGCCGCGGACGCGCTCGCGGCTCGTGCCCAGGCCCTCGTCGCCCGAAATCAGGCCGATCTTGCGGTGCCGTCGCTCCGTCAGGTGGCGGACCAGCGACGCCACCGCGTGCACGCTCTCCGTGCCCACCTGGTCGACGTCGTTGCGCGCGGTGAGCCGGTCGACCAGCACGGTCGGCACGCCCATCCGGACCAGGCCGTTGATCACCGCTTCGTCGCCCGCCGACGGCACCAGCAGCACGCCGTCGACGAGGTCGGCCCGCAGCGCGCGGACCACCGCCGCTTCCTCACTGACCGTGTCGCCCGTGTCCGCCAGCGTGACGTCGCAGCCGGCTTGCGCCGCGGCCGCCCTGATCGAGCGCAGCAGCTCACCCGAGTAGGGGTTCGCGTGCACACCCATCGCGACGCCGATCCGGTAGGTGACCGGGGGGTCCCACAACCGGAGCTCCGGCGAAAGTGCGGTCATAAGCCCTCGCAGACGCTCAGCGGAAAGGTATCCGCTCAACGCCCGCGGGATGACACGAAAACCGCAGAATCACTGATGTGAGTGAATCGGCGGGCAGCCACACGACTCACGATGACGCAGAGTGGGTGCCAGCCGGACCGTCTCGGCCTGCCGGGACGGGTCGTTGATCCGGGCGAGCAGCAGCCGCACCGCCTGCCGGCCGATCTCCTGGATCGGCTGCGCCATCGTGGTCAGCGGCGGATCCACGAGGTCCGCCCACTCGACGTCGTCGTAGACCACCACCGGCAGGTCACGCCCGATGCGCAGGCCACGCCGCCGCGCCTCGTGCAGCACCCCGACCATCATGCTGTCGTTCCCGACGACCAGCGCCGTGGGCGGCTCGGGCAGCGCCAGCAGCGTGCTCAACGCGAGCGCCCCGCCGTCGCGTGAGGAGTTCCCGCAGGCCACGAGCTCGGACGACCACGTCAGCCCGGACCGGCCGAGCCCCAGCCGGTAGCCGAGCACGCGCTCCTCGCTCGTCGACAGCCCCGGCGCGCCGCTGATCATCCCGATCCGCCGGTGCCCGAGCGTCGCCAGGTGCGCGGTGAGCGCCGACGTCGCCTGGATGTTCTCCGACCCGACCTGGTCGACGTCGGTGCGGGTGGCCAGCCGGTCGATCAGCACCGTCGGCACGTCCAGCGACACCAGCTCGCCGATCACCGGTCCGTCGCCGGGCGCGGGCGTGATGAGCAGGCCGTCGACGCGCCGGGAACGCAGCGCCCGCACCGTGTCACGCTCGGTGCCGGCGGTGTCGTGCGTGTCGGCCAGCAGCACGGTGTACCCGTGGGCGGACGCCTCTCGCTCGATCGCCTGCATCAGCGTCGCGAAGTACGGGTTGGCCACCAGCGAGATCGCCATCCCGATCGACCGCGTCCCGCCGGTGACCAGGGAACGAGCGATCGCGTCACCGGTGTAGCCGGTGGCCTCGATCGCCCGCAGCACGGCCGCCTTGGTGTCCTCGGCGACCGCCCGCGTCCCGTTCACGACGTGCGAGACGGTCGTGATCGAGACGCCGGCGAGTTCGGCGATGTCGCGCTGGGTGGGTCGCGACGACCTCGGCTGAGGCATGCCAGTCCTTTCCGGCAAGCGTTTGCGCAAACGCTTGCGTCCACGCTGCAGTCTGTCTACCTTCCCGACCATCGGCAAGCCCTCGATCACCAAGGGTGGAAATCATGAGACAGCGAAGTCTCACCGCACTCACGCTGGCCGCCGTCCTCGCCGCGACGACCGGGTGCACGGTCGAACGCCACTGGGGCGGCAACACGAACACCGGCGGGAGCGGCAAAGCGAAGGTCGGCCTGGTCACCAAGACCGACACCAACCCGTACTTCGTCGAGCTGCGCAACGCCGCGAGAGCCGCCGCGCAGGCCAACGGCGCCGACTTCAGCGCCCTCGCCGGCCAGTTCGACGGCGACAACGACGGCCAGGTGCGCGCCATCGAGAACCTCCGGCAGCAGGGCGCGAACACGATCCTCATCACGCCGAGTTCGTCGACCGGCGTGCTCAAGGCGATCAAGGATGCCCGCGACGCCGGCGTCCTGGTCATCGCCCTCGACACCGCCACCGAACCGCCCGACGCGGTCGACGCCACCTTCGCCACCGACAACTTCGCCGCGGGCGAGCAGCAGGGCGCCTACGTCAAGGCCGCGCTCAAGGGCGTTCCGCCCAAGCTGCTCATGGTCGACGGCACCGCCGGCAGCTCGGTCGACACCCAGCGCCACGGCGGCTTCCTCAAGGGCATCGGGCTGACCGACGGCTCGCCCGAGATCAAGGGCCACACCGCCGCCAACGGCGACCAGAGCCTCGCCCAGCAGGGCATGGAGAACCTGCTGCAGCGCAGCACCGACATCAACGCCGTCTACTCGATGAACGAGCCGATGGGCCGCGGCGCGTACGCGGCGCTGAAGGCCCGAGGGCTGACCGGGCAGATCGTGATGGGCTCGATCGACGGCGGCTGCGAAGGCGTCCAGAACGTCAAGGACGGCCAGTTCGCCGCGACCGTCATGCAGTTCCCGAAGAAGATGGCCGAGCAGGGCGTGCTCGCCGCCGTCGAATACGCCAAGACCGGGAAGAAGCCGTCGGGTTTCGTCAACACCGGGTCGGCCGTGATCACCGACAAGCCCGTGCCCGGCGTCGAAAGCCACGACACCGCGTGGGGCCTGCAGAACTGCTGGGGAGGCAACAAATGACCACGGCAGTGGCCACCAAGGAACGTGAGTCCCTCGGCGAGTTCTTCCTCCGCGCCCCGGCGATCGGGCCGGCGCTCGCGCTGGTCGTCGCCGTCGTGGTGTTCTCGCTGGCCACGGACACGTTCTTCGACCTCGACAACCTGTCCACGGTGGTCCAGCAGTCGCTGGTCGTCGGGACGCTCGCGCTGGGACAGACGCTCGTCATCCTCATCGCGGGCATCGACCTGTCGAACGCGTCCTCGATGGTCGTCGCGACGCTGATCATGGCGAAGCTGGCCGCGGCGGGCACGAACGGCTTCGTCGCGCTGCTCGCCGGCGTCGTGCTGACCGTCATCGTCGGCATCTTCATCGGCTCGCTCGCCACGCGGATCAAGCTGCCGGCGTTCATCATCACGCTCGGCACGTTCACCATGCTGACCGCGGTGTCGAAGCTGATCGCCGGCGGTCAGGCGGTGCCGGTGACCGACGGGCTGCTGCAGTGGCTCGGCACCAAGCGCTACCTCTTCGGCGGCATCCCGATCACCTACGGCATGACGCTGGCGCTGCTGATGTACCTCGGGATCTGGTACGCGCTGACGAAAACGGCGTGGGGCAAGCACGTCTACGCGGTCGGCAACGCGCCGGAGTCGGCGCGGCTGTCCGGCATCAAGGTCAACCGCACGGTGCTGTCGGTGTACATCGTGGCCGGGCTGACCTTCGGGATCGCCGCCTGGCAGGCGCTCGGCCGGACCCCGAACGCCGACCCGAACCAGTTCCAGCTCGGCAACCTCGACTCGATCACCGCCGTCGTCCTCGGCGGCACGAGCCTGTTCGGTGGCCGCGGTTCGGTGCTCGGGACGCTGATGGGCGCGCTGGTCGTGGCCGTGCTGCGGTCGGGCCTCACGCAGATGAACGTCGACGGCAACTACCAGGACCTCGCCACCGGCGCCCTGCTCATCGCCGCCGTCGTGGTGGACCGGATCGCGAGGAGGCAGCAGCAGTCATGACCGAACCGATCCTCCAGGCCCGTGGCCTGGTCAAGCGCTACGGCCGGGTGACCGCCATCGACGGCGCCGACTTCGACCTGCTGCCCGGCGAGGTGCTCGCCGTGGTCGGCGACAACGGCGCCGGGAAGTCCTCGCTCATCAAAGCCCTTTCCGGGGCGCTGATTCCCGACGCGGGCGAGATCAAAGTGGACGGTCGGACCGTCCACTTCAAATCCCCTTTGGACGCTCGGCACTACGGCATCGAGACGGTCTACCAGGACCTCGCCGTCGCGCCCGCGCTCGACATCGCGTCGAACATGTTCCTCGGGCGCGAGAAGCGGCTCAAGGGACCGTTCGGGCTGTTCCGCAAGCTCGACACCGCGACCATGCGGAAAGAGGCGCAACGGATCCTCGACGAGCTGGGCATCAACATCAAGTCGATCTCCCAGCCCGTCGAGACGCTTTCCGGCGGGCAGCGGCAGGGTGTCGCGGTGGCCCGCGCGGCCGCGTTCGGCACGAAGGCCGTGATCATGGACGAGCCCACCGCCGCCCTCGGCGTCGCCGAGTCCGGCAAGGTGCTCGACCTGATCGGCCGGATCCGCGACCGCGGCCTGCCGGTGGTGCTGATCAGCCACAACATGCCGCACGTGTTCGACATCGCCGACCGCATCCATGTGCATCGCCTCGGCAAGCGCGTCGCGGTCGTCTCGCCGAAGACGCATTCGATGAACCAGGTCGTCGGCCTGCTCACGGGTGCCCTGCGGCTCAACGAGAACGGCGAAGTGGAAGAAGCGGCCGCCGCGACGCACGTGGCCGGCTTGAAGTGAAGGTGCTGCTGGCGGGCCTGTGCACCGTGGACGTCGTCCAGCGGGTCGGCGAGCTTCCGGCGCCGGGCGAGAAGGTGCAGTCACTGCGGGTGGACGTCGCGGCCGGGGGACCCGCGACGAACGCCGCGGTGACGGCGGCCGCGCTCGGCGCCGAGGCGACCCTGCTGACCGTCCTCGGCGCACACCCGCTGGCGGCGCTCGCCCGCGCCGATCTCGAAGCCCACGGCGTCCGGGTCGTCGACCTCGATCCCGCGCGGACCGGCCCGCCGCCGGTCAGCGCGGTCGCCGTCCGCGACCGCGACGGCGAGCGCACGGTCGTCTCGCGCAACGCGGCCGGCTCCGAAGCCACGTGGAGCGGGGACGTCGACGCGGACGTGGTGCTCGTCGACGGCCACCACCCGAAGGTCGCGCTGGCCGTCGCACGAGCGGCCGGCGACGTCCCGGTCGTGCTCGACGCCGGGAGCTGGAAGCCCGTGCTCGACGAGCTGCTGCCGCTGGTCGACGTCGCCGCGTGCTCCGCGCACTTCACCGCGCCGGAACCGGGCCTGCACGCGCGCGGCGTCCCCACCGTCGTCACCACCGCGGGCCCGGGCCCGGTGCGGTGGTCCACTGCGGACGGCGGCTCGGGTGAGGTGCCTGTGCCCGCCGTGGAAGCGCGGGACACACTAGGTGCGGGCGACGTGTGGCACGGCGCTCTCGCCGTCGCCGTGGCCCGCGAACCGACGGTGACCGACCGGATTCGCTTCGCCAACGAGGTGGCCGCCGAACGGGTGCGGCATGTGGGACCGCGGTCGTGGACGACCGCGATCGCAGGAAGGAACAGGACATGACGGCGTTCGACGACCTGCTGGCCCGGGCCGAGGGCCTGACCGTGCGCGGGCAGCGCAACGTGCTCGGCATCGTGGGCGCGCCCGCGTCCGGCAAGACCACCCTCGCCTGGGCACTGGCCAACGCACTGGGCTCGCGCGCCGCCGTGGTCGGCATGGACGGCTTCCACCTCGCGCAGGTCGAGCTGCGCCGGCTCGGCCGCACCGAGCGCAAGGGCGCACCGGACACGTTCGACGCCGCGGGCTACTACCACCTGATCCGCCGCCTGGCCGAAGGCCGCGAGACGGTGTACGCGCCGGAGTTCCGCCGGGAGATCGAGGAGCCGATCGCCGGCGCGGTGGCCGTGCCGCCGGAGGTCCAGCTCGTCATCACCGAGGGCAACTACCTGCTGCTGCCGGACGACCCGTGGAGCGGCATCCGGCCGCTGCTGACCGAGGCGTGGTTCCTCGCGCCGGACGAGCCGGAGCGGATCGAACGGCTCGTGTCGCGCCACCGCCGGTACGGCCGTTCGCTGGTGGAGGCGCGCCGGCGGGCGCTCGGCTCGGACCAGCGCAACGCCGACCTGATCTCGCAGACCCGCGACCGGGCCGACCTGGTGCTGGAGAACCTGCCGCTGGCGAACTTCGCGATTTGACGCTCGTCGTCACGGGCGGCAGCCGCGGGATCGGCGCGGCCATCTGCTCGCTCGCCGCCGAGCGCGGGTACGACGTCGTGGTGAACTACTCCGGCGAGCCCGGGCCCGCGGAGGCCGTGGCCGCACGGGCGCGGGACCACGGCCGCCGGGCGCTGGCCGTCCGCGCGGACGTCTCCAGCGAGGACGACGTCCGCGCGCTGTTCGACGCCGCCGCGCGGCTGGGACCGGTGACCGCGCTGGTCAACAACGCGGCGATCGTCGGCAACACCCCGGGACGGCTCGACACCTACGAGGTGGCCGTCGTGCGCCGCACTTTCGACGTCAATGTGACCGGCGTGTTCCTGTGCTGCCGCGAGGCGGTCCGCCGGATGTCGACGCGGTACGGCGGCGACGGCGGCGCGATCGTCAACATCTCCTCGACGGCCGCGCGCACCGGCTCGGCCGGGGAATGGGTGCACTACGCCGCGTCGAAGGCCGCCGTCGACACCTTGACGTTCGGGCTCGCGCAGGAGGTCGCGGGGGAAGGCGTGCGGGTCAACGCCGTCCGGCCGGGCCTGGTCGACACCGGCCTGCACGCGGCCGCCGGCCTGCCCGGCCGGCTGGCGAAGTACGCGCCGCAGATCCCCATGGGTCGCGCGGGTGAACCGGTGGAGATCGCCGAAGCCGTGCTGTTCCTGCTGTCCCCCGCGTCGTCGTTCACCACCGGTGCGGTGCTGGACGTCGGTGGCGGCCGGTGACCGGCTGAACACCGTCCGGCAAACGCGAATGACCTTCGGTCACCGGCGTCCGCCTGCTGGGACGCCCGGAGACGGCGAGATCACGATCGGACGCGGAACTTGGTCACCGCGGTTTCGGCAGGCGAACGCTGTGCAACTCTGGGAAGCCGCCACGCGAAAGGACGGCTTCGAAAGCCATGGCCAAACTCATGTCCGTGCACCATCTCGCGCTCACCGTGACCGACGTGGACCGCAGCGTGCCGTGGTACGTGCGCGTCCTCGACCTCGAGGAGGTCACCCGGCGCGAAGAGCCGGACACGGGTCTGCGCAAGGTCGTGCTCCGGTCCGCCGGGGACGAGTTCTCCGTGGTGCTGGTCCAGCACGCGGACACCGGCAGACGCGGGTTCGACGAACGCCGGACCGGGCTCGACCACGTCGCGTTCCGCGTCGGCTCGACGAGCGAGCTGGCCGAGTGGGAAGCCCGGCTGGCCGAGTTCGGCGTCTCCTACCTGCCGACCGCGCCGTCCCGCACGTTCGAGGGCTCGCACGTGCTCGTGTTCCGCGACCCGGACGGCATCCAGCTCGAGATCTGGGCCGATCCGCAGCTGTGACTCAGGCCCGCGCGTCGTCGCGCTCGTCGACCGGGCGGCGCATCTCCTGGCGGTAGCGCAGCACACCGAAGCCCGTCCCGAACACGAAGAACGCGATGCTGACCCACAGCGCCGCCGTCTTCAGCCACGGCAGGGCGTCCAGCAGGCCCGCGCCGTAGTAGCCGAGCAGCACCAGCGTCGGCACCCACAACAGCCCGCCCAGCGTGGTCGCCAGCAGGAAGCGGCGCGGGGCCATCCGCGCGGCTCCCGCGATCAGCGGCGCCAGCGTGCGGATCCACGGGATCCACCGGGCCGCCACGATCGCGAAGAAGCCCTTCCGGTCCAGGAACCGCTGCGCGCGTTCCAGGTTGTGCCGGTTCAGCACCTTCCCGTCGCGGCGCACGATGAGTTTCGTGCCGCTGGTGCGCCCGATGTAGTAGCCGATCTGGTTGCCGAGGACGGCGACGATCAGCGCGGCACCCGACAGGAACCACGCGTTCGCGTCCGAACCGTGCTGCGCCAGCACCACGCCGGCCCCGAACAGCAGCGAGTCACCGGGCAGGAACAACCCGATGATCAGCGCGCACTCGACCAGCACGAAACTCAGCACGATGACCCAGACGAGCAGCGGTCCGGCGGTGTCCAGCCAGCTCACGCCGACGCCCGCGGCCTCGATGCTCACGACGTTCACACCCGGAGCCTACGTGGCCCAGGTGAACACCCCACGGCGAACGGCCAAATCGAGCTGTCCGGAACACGCGCTTCTACGAACGGTGAAGGCCCCCTCACCGGTGGTGAGAGGGCCTCCATCCACGAACTCACGGGCTCAGAACTGCGGCAGCGACTCGCCCTGCACCGCTTCGATGTCCAGCTCGACCTTCACGGTCGTGCCGACCGCTGCGACGCCGGCGCGGACCATCGCGCTGTAGTTGATCGCGAAGTCGCTCCGGTGCAGCGTCGTCTCCGCGTGGAACGCGGTACGCACGCCGCCCCACGGGTCCGGGCCCCAGCCGCCGTAGGTGAGCTCCAGCTCGATCTCGCGGCGCTCGCCGTGCAGCGTCAGCTCACCCACCAGCGTCCACGAGTCCACCCCGCGCTGGCGCAGCCCGGTGCTGGTGAACGTGATCACCGGGTGCACGTCGACGTCGAGGAAGTCCGGCGAGCGCAGGTGGTCGTCGCGCATCTTGATGCCGGTGTCGATGCTCGCCGCCTTGATCTCGGCGTGCACCGACGACCGCTCGGCCGGGCGGCCGATCTCGATCCGGCCCGACACGTCCGGGAACCGCGCCTTGATGCTCGCGATGCCCAGGTGCCGCGCGGTCGCGACGACCGACGAGTGCATCGGGTCGATCACCCACGGCCCGACGGGCGGCAGGTCGATCGCCTCGGCGACCGGGGCCAGCACGACGTCGCCGAGCGAGCCCGACCCGTCCGAGGCGATCTGCGCCATCCGGGCGACCGGGGTGTACCCGGCGGCCGTGACGACGGCGGTGTAGGTGCCCGGCGCGAGCGCGCCGGTCACCACCTCGCCGCGGACGTCGGCCGCCTGCCGGGCGACCTGCCGCCCGGCCGGGTCGGTCACGGTGAGCACCGCGTGCTCCACCGCCCAGCCCTCGGCCGTGCGGAAGGTCGCGCGCAGGCCGGTCATGACCGGTCGACCAGCTCGTCGAGGGCCTGGTCGTAGCTCAGCCGGACGTCGTGGCCGGCCTCGCCGCCGGTGAGCTCCACCTGGCTGGTCGCCGGCGGGTAGCCGCTCGCGACCACCGTGTAGGCGCCCGCGGGCAGGTCGCTCACCACGTACCGGCCCTGGTCGTCGGTCCGGGCCACGGCCGCGACGTTGCCTTCGGCGTCGAGCACGGTGATCCGCGCGTCCGGCACCACCCGGTCGCCCTCGGTCCGCGCGGTGCCGGTCAGCAGCACCGAGCTGGCCAGCTCGACGTCGTGGCGCAGCACGCCGCTGTCCGGCACGGTCAGCGTCACCGCGACGGGCCGGTAGCCCGCGCCGCTGGCGACCAGGGTGTAGGCCCCGGCGCCGACCCCGACGAAGGCGTAGGTGCCGTCCGTGGTCGTGATGAACGCGCCGTTCACCTCGCCGCGGCTGTCGGTCAGCGTCACCGTCACGTTCGGCAGCGGGGCGCCGGTCGCGGCGGCCCGCACGGTGCCGGTCAGCTCGCCGGAGCCGGTGAGCGTGACGTCGACCGTGGCCGGCCCGTTGCTGATCACGACGCTGGAGGCCTGCGGCTGGTGGCCGTGGGCCGACACGATCAGGACGTACTGGCCCGGGCCCTGGCTGGGCACCGAGTAGCTGCCGTCGGGAGCCCCGGTGGCCCGCGCGACCTGGCGGCCGCGCTGGTCGATCAGGGTCAGCGCGGCACCCGGCACGTGGCTGCCGTCCTGACGGCGGACGTGGCCGATCACCGGCACGCCACCCGCGCCGACGGGCACGTCGAGCTCGGAGTCCGCGACGGAGTTCGTGATCGGCAGCGCGCCCGACACGGCCTGGTAGTCACCGTGCCCGTTCGTGCTCAGCGCGTGCTTCCCGCCGCTGCCGACCAGCGCCGGCTCGCGGTCGAGCGGACGCACCGGCTCGACGATCTCGGTCGGCTCGTCGGCGTGCTCGTCCAGCAGCGCCTCGCCACCCTCCATGGCCGCGGCGGCCGGGGCGGCGTTGACCAGCGGGATCTCCTTCATGAACAGCAGCACGAGCGTGGCCAGCAGGGCCACCGCGCCGGCGACGTAGAACACCGTGGTGATCGAGTCGGTGAAGCCGATCAGGACCGGCGTCCGGATCGCCTCGGGCAGGTTCTGGATGCCGCTGGTGTCGCCGGTCAGGTTGCCGATACCGGCACCCGCGCCGGGCGGCAGCTGACCGCCGAACGCCTTGGTGATGTTCGGCAGCAGGGTGTTGAAGAGGATCGTCAGGAAGATCGCGACACCCGCGGTACCACCGATCTGGCGGAAGAACGTCGCCGACGCGGTCGAGACGCCCATGTCGCTGCGCGGGCCCGCGTTCTGCACCGCGATGATCAGCGTCTGCATGCACTGGCCGAGGCCCAGGCCGATGATGGCCGCCGCGACCAGCGGGTGCCACAGCTGCGAGTCGTACTTGACCTGCGCGAAGAAGAACGCGCCACCGGCGATCAGGATCGTGCCGATGATCGGGAAGATCTTGTAGCGCCCGGTCTTCCCGGTGAGCCGGCCGGACACGACCGAGCTGGTCATGATGCCCGCCATCAGCGGCAGCATCAGCAGACCCGACTCCGTCGGCGTGTAACCCTGCACAACCTGCATGAACTGCGGGATCATGGTGATCGCGCCGAACATCGCGACACCGACGATGACGCCGCCGATGATGGCCACGGTGAACGTCGAGTTCTTGAACAGCCGCAGCGGGATCAGGGCGGCTTCCTTCATCCAGCGCTCGATCGCGATGAAGGCGATGACGCCGACACCGCCGACGACGTAGCACCAGATGGCCTTCTGGTCGCCCCAGCCCCACTTCTGGCCCTGCTCGGCGACGATCAGGAACGGCACCACGGCGACGACCAGTGCGAGCGCGCCCCACCAGTCGATCTTGTGCTCGTGGCGCTCGTGCGGCACGTTCAGCACCCGCGCGACGACGAACAGCGCGAGGACGCCGATCGGCACGTTGATCAGGAAGACCCAGCGCCAGCCGTGGATGTCGTAGCCGAAGATGCT
Proteins encoded in this region:
- a CDS encoding SDR family oxidoreductase; translated protein: MTLVVTGGSRGIGAAICSLAAERGYDVVVNYSGEPGPAEAVAARARDHGRRALAVRADVSSEDDVRALFDAAARLGPVTALVNNAAIVGNTPGRLDTYEVAVVRRTFDVNVTGVFLCCREAVRRMSTRYGGDGGAIVNISSTAARTGSAGEWVHYAASKAAVDTLTFGLAQEVAGEGVRVNAVRPGLVDTGLHAAAGLPGRLAKYAPQIPMGRAGEPVEIAEAVLFLLSPASSFTTGAVLDVGGGR
- a CDS encoding VOC family protein yields the protein MAKLMSVHHLALTVTDVDRSVPWYVRVLDLEEVTRREEPDTGLRKVVLRSAGDEFSVVLVQHADTGRRGFDERRTGLDHVAFRVGSTSELAEWEARLAEFGVSYLPTAPSRTFEGSHVLVFRDPDGIQLEIWADPQL
- a CDS encoding MFS transporter, which produces MSSTTEAPAHAEVKQPPRLSHRQIVTILSGLMCGMFLAALDQTIVGTSIVKIANDLHGFDLQAWATTAYLITSTIVTPIYGKLSDIYGRKPFYLAAISIFVIGSLASTFAQSMYQLAAFRAVQGLGAGGLMSLAMTILGDIVPPRERAKYQGYILAVFGLSTVLGPVLGGFFAGIEHAGSIFGYDIHGWRWVFLINVPIGVLALFVVARVLNVPHERHEHKIDWWGALALVVAVVPFLIVAEQGQKWGWGDQKAIWCYVVGGVGVIAFIAIERWMKEAALIPLRLFKNSTFTVAIIGGVIVGVAMFGAITMIPQFMQVVQGYTPTESGLLMLPLMAGIMTSSVVSGRLTGKTGRYKIFPIIGTILIAGGAFFFAQVKYDSQLWHPLVAAAIIGLGLGQCMQTLIIAVQNAGPRSDMGVSTASATFFRQIGGTAGVAIFLTILFNTLLPNITKAFGGQLPPGAGAGIGNLTGDTSGIQNLPEAIRTPVLIGFTDSITTVFYVAGAVALLATLVLLFMKEIPLVNAAPAAAAMEGGEALLDEHADEPTEIVEPVRPLDREPALVGSGGKHALSTNGHGDYQAVSGALPITNSVADSELDVPVGAGGVPVIGHVRRQDGSHVPGAALTLIDQRGRQVARATGAPDGSYSVPSQGPGQYVLIVSAHGHQPQASSVVISNGPATVDVTLTGSGELTGTVRAAATGAPLPNVTVTLTDSRGEVNGAFITTTDGTYAFVGVGAGAYTLVASGAGYRPVAVTLTVPDSGVLRHDVELASSVLLTGTARTEGDRVVPDARITVLDAEGNVAAVARTDDQGRYVVSDLPAGAYTVVASGYPPATSQVELTGGEAGHDVRLSYDQALDELVDRS
- a CDS encoding YceI family protein; the encoded protein is MTGLRATFRTAEGWAVEHAVLTVTDPAGRQVARQAADVRGEVVTGALAPGTYTAVVTAAGYTPVARMAQIASDGSGSLGDVVLAPVAEAIDLPPVGPWVIDPMHSSVVATARHLGIASIKARFPDVSGRIEIGRPAERSSVHAEIKAASIDTGIKMRDDHLRSPDFLDVDVHPVITFTSTGLRQRGVDSWTLVGELTLHGERREIELELTYGGWGPDPWGGVRTAFHAETTLHRSDFAINYSAMVRAGVAAVGTTVKVELDIEAVQGESLPQF
- a CDS encoding nucleoside/nucleotide kinase family protein, producing MTAFDDLLARAEGLTVRGQRNVLGIVGAPASGKTTLAWALANALGSRAAVVGMDGFHLAQVELRRLGRTERKGAPDTFDAAGYYHLIRRLAEGRETVYAPEFRREIEEPIAGAVAVPPEVQLVITEGNYLLLPDDPWSGIRPLLTEAWFLAPDEPERIERLVSRHRRYGRSLVEARRRALGSDQRNADLISQTRDRADLVLENLPLANFAI
- a CDS encoding DedA family protein, whose translation is MNVVSIEAAGVGVSWLDTAGPLLVWVIVLSFVLVECALIIGLFLPGDSLLFGAGVVLAQHGSDANAWFLSGAALIVAVLGNQIGYYIGRTSGTKLIVRRDGKVLNRHNLERAQRFLDRKGFFAIVAARWIPWIRTLAPLIAGAARMAPRRFLLATTLGGLLWVPTLVLLGYYGAGLLDALPWLKTAALWVSIAFFVFGTGFGVLRYRQEMRRPVDERDDARA